The Aequorivita sublithincola DSM 14238 genome window below encodes:
- a CDS encoding efflux RND transporter permease subunit has protein sequence MKDGLAGKIAKLFIGSKLTVLLMIVFMVVGVWASFLIPREEEPQIDVAMADIFVGYPGASPTEVESRVVKPLEKLVSNIPGVEYVYSTSSKEGAMVIVQFYVGEDIERSFVKLYNEMNKHMDKMPPGVTMPLVKPRAIDDVPMLGVTLWSENYDDFQIKQIADELTQEIEKVKEVSTTKKVGGRNRQLRVVLDKDKLAASGLDFLGVAEMIKANNQQLSSGSFDKNDTEFLVTTGNFLKSATDVENLVVGVQQNQPIYLKQIAAIFDGPEIPRNYVSFGYGGATENASNYLSEYPAVTISVAKRKGADAMKIANVIIDKVDHLRSNLIPDDVHVEITRNYGETASQKVSELLMHLLGAIFAVTLIVMLAMGWRGGLVVFLSVPITFALTLLSYYLLDYTLNRITLFALVFVTGIVVDDSIIIAENMHRHFKMKRLPFKQAAIYAINEVGNPTILATFTVIASVLPMAFVSGLMGPYMSPMPIGASIAMILSLFVALTITPYLGYIFLREKDKKGRAPKEEKPLESTFIYRLYSKLETPLIENIKTRWLFLGITVIMLLGSVMMFFTNAVAVKMLPFDNKNEMQVVIDMPEGTTLERTAVVAKEIGQYLSTQPLVVNYQNYVGTSAPITFNGLVRHYDLRGGSNMADIQVNLVNKDDRKLQSHDIAKLIRPRIQEIGKKFGANIKIVEAPPGPPVLSTIVAEIYGPDYDQQIAVAKQVENILNETQDVVDVDWMVEDDQTEYEFIIDKEKAMRYGIAPQQIVYTMNMALSNKSVTNLYDENVVEQVGILLALDEKEKSTIQDISQLQIASKQGNMVSVGDLVTIEETIRAKSIYRKNQKRVVYVLADMAGELESPVYAILGMTDKLNEIKLPAGYKMNELYLQQPEYEDDYTVKWDGEWQITLEVFRDLGIAFLGVIIIIYILIVGWFQNFKAPIVMMVAIPLSLIGIVLGHWIMGAFFTATSFIGMIALAGIMVRNSVLLIDFINLRTAEGIPLKQAVIEAGAVRTTPILLTAGTVVIGAFVILFDPIFQGLAISLMGGSIVSTVLTLLVVPLVYYMIERKNFKE, from the coding sequence ATGAAGGACGGATTAGCAGGCAAAATTGCCAAGTTATTTATAGGCTCGAAGCTTACAGTGCTTTTGATGATCGTGTTTATGGTCGTTGGTGTGTGGGCCTCGTTTTTAATACCGCGCGAGGAAGAACCGCAAATTGATGTTGCAATGGCCGATATCTTTGTAGGTTATCCAGGTGCATCGCCAACCGAAGTAGAATCGAGGGTTGTGAAACCTTTGGAAAAATTGGTTTCCAACATTCCTGGGGTTGAATATGTGTATTCCACCTCCTCGAAAGAAGGGGCAATGGTAATTGTTCAGTTTTATGTGGGTGAAGATATTGAGCGTTCCTTCGTAAAACTTTACAACGAAATGAACAAGCATATGGACAAAATGCCTCCGGGCGTTACCATGCCGCTTGTAAAACCTCGTGCCATCGATGATGTGCCAATGTTGGGCGTTACACTTTGGAGCGAAAATTATGATGATTTTCAAATAAAGCAAATCGCCGACGAGCTGACTCAGGAAATTGAAAAAGTAAAAGAAGTTTCCACCACCAAAAAAGTTGGTGGCCGTAATAGACAGCTGCGAGTAGTTTTAGACAAAGATAAATTGGCTGCTAGCGGTCTAGACTTCTTGGGCGTTGCCGAAATGATAAAGGCAAACAACCAGCAATTGAGCTCGGGCAGTTTTGATAAAAACGATACGGAGTTTTTGGTTACAACGGGCAATTTTTTAAAGTCTGCAACCGATGTTGAAAACTTGGTTGTTGGTGTTCAACAAAATCAACCTATTTATTTAAAACAGATTGCAGCAATTTTTGACGGGCCCGAAATTCCGAGAAATTATGTTTCCTTCGGTTATGGCGGAGCTACGGAAAATGCTTCAAACTATCTTTCAGAATATCCTGCGGTAACCATTTCCGTAGCAAAAAGAAAAGGTGCGGATGCTATGAAAATTGCCAATGTAATTATCGATAAAGTAGATCATTTACGAAGCAACCTAATTCCAGATGATGTTCACGTAGAAATCACGAGAAATTACGGCGAAACCGCTTCACAAAAAGTTTCAGAATTATTGATGCACCTTCTAGGAGCAATCTTTGCTGTTACTTTAATTGTAATGCTGGCAATGGGCTGGCGTGGTGGTTTGGTAGTTTTCCTTTCGGTGCCAATTACGTTTGCATTAACGCTTTTGAGTTATTATCTACTCGATTATACACTGAATAGAATTACACTTTTCGCACTAGTTTTCGTTACGGGAATCGTCGTTGATGACTCCATTATTATTGCCGAAAATATGCATAGGCATTTCAAAATGAAACGCTTACCGTTTAAGCAGGCAGCTATTTACGCGATAAATGAAGTAGGAAATCCAACGATTTTAGCAACTTTCACGGTAATTGCTTCGGTATTGCCGATGGCGTTTGTTTCAGGATTAATGGGGCCTTATATGTCGCCAATGCCAATTGGAGCTTCTATCGCTATGATACTTTCGTTGTTTGTTGCATTAACAATTACGCCGTATTTGGGTTACATTTTCCTTCGTGAAAAGGACAAAAAAGGAAGAGCACCGAAAGAAGAAAAACCTTTAGAAAGCACTTTCATCTATAGACTTTATTCAAAATTAGAAACTCCTTTAATTGAAAATATAAAAACACGCTGGCTATTTTTAGGAATCACAGTCATAATGCTTTTAGGTTCTGTAATGATGTTTTTCACAAATGCGGTTGCTGTAAAAATGCTTCCTTTCGACAATAAAAACGAAATGCAAGTTGTGATCGATATGCCTGAAGGAACAACTTTAGAACGAACAGCTGTAGTTGCTAAAGAAATTGGACAATACCTGTCAACACAGCCATTGGTAGTGAATTATCAAAATTATGTGGGTACTTCTGCGCCGATAACTTTTAACGGTTTGGTACGCCATTACGATTTACGTGGTGGCAGCAATATGGCTGATATTCAGGTAAATTTGGTTAATAAGGACGATAGAAAACTTCAAAGTCACGATATCGCAAAACTAATTAGACCACGTATTCAAGAAATAGGAAAGAAGTTTGGCGCGAATATAAAAATCGTTGAAGCTCCGCCAGGACCACCAGTACTTTCAACGATTGTAGCTGAAATATACGGGCCAGATTATGACCAACAAATTGCAGTTGCAAAACAAGTTGAAAACATTTTGAACGAAACTCAAGATGTTGTGGATGTTGATTGGATGGTTGAAGACGATCAAACGGAATACGAATTTATAATAGACAAAGAAAAAGCAATGCGTTACGGAATTGCGCCGCAACAAATTGTTTATACAATGAATATGGCACTTTCAAACAAGTCAGTAACCAATCTTTACGATGAAAACGTTGTAGAACAAGTTGGAATTTTATTGGCTTTAGATGAAAAGGAAAAATCTACAATTCAGGATATTTCGCAATTGCAAATTGCTTCAAAACAAGGCAATATGGTTTCTGTGGGCGATTTGGTAACGATTGAAGAAACCATTCGTGCAAAAAGTATTTACCGCAAAAACCAAAAACGAGTGGTTTATGTATTGGCAGATATGGCAGGGGAGCTCGAAAGCCCTGTTTACGCTATTCTGGGAATGACCGATAAGCTGAACGAAATTAAATTACCAGCTGGTTATAAAATGAATGAACTGTATTTGCAACAGCCAGAATATGAAGACGATTATACAGTGAAATGGGATGGCGAATGGCAAATTACGCTTGAAGTATTCCGCGATTTGGGAATTGCATTCTTAGGAGTAATCATCATCATTTACATTTTGATTGTAGGTTGGTTTCAAAACTTTAAGGCTCCAATAGTAATGATGGTTGCAATACCATTATCTTTAATAGGAATTGTACTCGGACACTGGATTATGGGCGCGTTTTTTACAGCTACTTCCTTTATCGGAATGATTGCCCTCGCTGGAATTATGGTGCGAAATTCAGTATTATTAATAGACTTTATAAATTTACGAACCGCGGAAGGAATTCCACTAAAACAAGCTGTTATAGAAGCAGGAGCAGTGCGAACAACTCCAATTTTATTAACAGCCGGAACCGTTGTGATTGGCGCATTTGTAATTCTATTCGACCCAATTTTTCAAGGACTTGCAATTTCATTAATGGGTGGGTCCATTGTTTCTACAGTGCTTACATTGCTTGTGGTGCCGTTGGTTTATTATATGATTGAACGGAAAAACTTTAAGGAGTAA
- a CDS encoding efflux RND transporter periplasmic adaptor subunit, whose product MKNIYTLLLFSAVISFTACNNTSEEKIVDNSPEVVVTVSSVAAENNTPFLTASGKIEAANSATLSTRMMGFVDKVHVNVGDKVSKGQLLVSINNSDLSAKNAQTSAGITEAKAAFNNAEKDYQRFQNLFADKSASQKELDDQRARYEMAKARLEGARQMKNEVQSQFAYVSLRAPFNGVVTNKFIEAGDMANPGMPLISVEGPGNFEVTASVPESEISKIKPGSEVKVIVKSSDKIIPATVTEVSTSARNTGGQFLVKVVLDKTEASILSGMYATVQFPIEKKTDVTSVLVPEEALVKRGQLTGIYTVSESNTAILRWLRIGRTFGDNVEILSGLNADENYIISSEGKLFNGAKITIKQ is encoded by the coding sequence ATGAAAAATATATATACGCTCCTCTTATTTTCAGCAGTAATCAGTTTTACAGCCTGTAATAATACTTCCGAAGAAAAAATCGTGGATAATTCCCCAGAAGTTGTAGTAACAGTTAGTTCGGTTGCCGCTGAAAATAACACGCCTTTTTTAACTGCCAGCGGAAAAATAGAAGCCGCCAACAGCGCCACTCTTAGTACGAGAATGATGGGCTTTGTGGATAAAGTTCACGTAAATGTGGGTGATAAAGTTTCAAAAGGACAATTGTTAGTAAGCATCAATAATTCTGATCTTTCTGCAAAAAACGCGCAGACAAGCGCTGGGATTACGGAAGCTAAGGCGGCTTTCAACAATGCCGAAAAAGATTACCAACGTTTCCAAAATCTGTTTGCAGATAAAAGTGCAAGCCAGAAGGAACTTGATGATCAACGCGCCAGATATGAAATGGCAAAAGCAAGACTTGAAGGTGCAAGACAAATGAAAAACGAAGTACAATCGCAATTTGCGTATGTAAGTCTTCGCGCTCCTTTTAACGGAGTTGTTACCAACAAATTTATTGAAGCTGGCGATATGGCAAATCCAGGAATGCCATTAATTTCGGTTGAAGGCCCAGGGAATTTTGAAGTTACTGCTTCAGTTCCCGAAAGCGAAATTTCAAAAATAAAACCTGGAAGTGAAGTGAAAGTAATTGTAAAATCTTCAGATAAAATAATTCCTGCAACAGTCACCGAAGTAAGTACTTCCGCTAGAAATACGGGCGGACAGTTTTTGGTAAAAGTGGTTTTAGATAAGACTGAAGCCAGCATTCTTTCAGGAATGTATGCGACGGTTCAGTTTCCAATTGAAAAGAAAACCGATGTTACATCAGTTTTAGTACCAGAAGAAGCTTTGGTAAAACGCGGACAATTAACAGGAATTTACACAGTGAGCGAAAGCAATACTGCAATACTTCGCTGGTTAAGAATAGGTCGAACTTTCGGCGACAATGTGGAAATACTTTCAGGACTTAATGCAGACGAAAACTATATTATTTCTTCCGAAGGAAAACTTTTCAACGGGGCGAAAATAACCATTAAGCAATAA
- a CDS encoding TolC family protein, with translation MKIKIIITLFGLLPAILFAQQTVPISKAAVLEKVIQQNNKLKIGEQQVLAAKGDYNQTNAVFLPNISASHSGMATTNPLMAFGFKLNQEIVTQADFNPNNLNNPSQINMFATKFEVQQPLINVDGIYQRKAAKAKWNATQMQLARTGDYLSLETEKAYMQLQLAYKSVTVLETAHKAANENLRLANNSFKQGYLQQSDVLAVQVRVTEVENQLQYAKSNVINASEYLAVLMNEEVEGVLKPTDSLMVASELSFAEKLSNSRADIQAMEFATEAYKQNYKADKMTFLPRLNAFGSYELYDDQIFQADANGYLYGAALTWNLFEGSKRFGKTQKSKVEFNQANLELDQYKAESQLEINKAKRMFQDSKNNLKLTELALEQSKEALRIRTNRFTEGLERTTDLLMAETQFSQKQLEFFNTVFQHNYALAYLQFLTKN, from the coding sequence ATGAAGATTAAAATTATAATTACGCTATTTGGTTTATTGCCAGCAATACTATTTGCGCAGCAAACAGTCCCAATTTCCAAAGCAGCAGTACTGGAAAAGGTGATTCAGCAAAATAATAAATTGAAGATAGGCGAGCAGCAAGTACTTGCGGCAAAAGGCGATTACAACCAGACTAATGCAGTTTTTTTGCCAAACATAAGTGCTTCGCATAGCGGAATGGCAACTACAAATCCGCTAATGGCTTTCGGTTTTAAACTGAATCAGGAAATAGTTACACAAGCAGATTTTAATCCTAATAATTTAAACAATCCTTCACAGATTAACATGTTCGCCACAAAATTTGAAGTGCAACAACCTCTTATAAATGTTGACGGTATTTATCAAAGAAAAGCAGCAAAAGCAAAGTGGAACGCAACTCAAATGCAACTAGCTAGGACTGGCGATTATCTTTCTTTGGAAACCGAAAAGGCGTATATGCAATTGCAATTAGCCTATAAAAGTGTGACCGTTTTGGAAACTGCTCATAAAGCTGCCAATGAAAACCTTCGTTTGGCAAACAACAGTTTTAAGCAAGGTTATTTGCAGCAAAGCGATGTTTTAGCTGTGCAAGTGCGTGTTACCGAAGTAGAAAACCAATTGCAATACGCAAAAAGTAATGTGATAAATGCTTCGGAATATCTTGCCGTGCTTATGAATGAAGAAGTTGAGGGAGTTTTAAAACCAACGGATTCTTTGATGGTTGCTTCGGAATTAAGTTTTGCTGAAAAACTTTCAAATTCTAGAGCAGATATTCAAGCAATGGAGTTTGCTACCGAAGCTTACAAGCAAAATTACAAAGCAGATAAAATGACATTTCTCCCAAGACTAAACGCTTTCGGAAGCTACGAACTATACGACGACCAGATTTTTCAAGCAGATGCGAACGGATATTTATATGGCGCAGCCCTAACTTGGAATCTTTTTGAAGGCTCCAAGCGTTTCGGAAAAACACAAAAAAGCAAAGTTGAATTCAATCAAGCAAATCTTGAATTAGATCAATACAAAGCCGAAAGCCAATTAGAAATTAACAAAGCAAAACGTATGTTTCAAGACTCCAAAAACAATTTAAAATTGACCGAATTGGCACTCGAACAATCAAAAGAAGCCTTGCGTATTCGCACCAATAGATTTACCGAAGGTCTAGAAAGAACAACCGATTTGTTAATGGCCGAAACCCAGTTTTCGCAAAAACAGTTAGAATTTTTCAACACCGTTTTTCAGCATAATTACGCTTTAGCATACCTTCAATTTTTAACAAAAAACTAA